One part of the Herbiconiux aconitum genome encodes these proteins:
- a CDS encoding SDR family NAD(P)-dependent oxidoreductase, with protein sequence MTGGGIAGRLEGKVALITGAASGMGRATAELFASEDAAVAVTDFNATLGASVADDIVAAGGVARFWEMDVSREASVASVVAAAASEFGGLDILINCAGIIGVDKPTHEVTEEEWDALFAVDVKGVFFATKHAVPHLIERGGGSIVNFSSIYGLIGNDEFTPYHVAKGAVTMQTRQDAASYGRYNIRVNSVNPSTVLTPLVEGIAAEYPGGLFAYEEMMTANQSIRRLGRPLDVAYGVLYLASDEASWVTGVNLPMDGGYTAR encoded by the coding sequence ATGACGGGCGGCGGCATCGCCGGCCGTCTCGAGGGCAAGGTCGCGCTGATCACCGGCGCGGCCTCCGGGATGGGACGGGCGACCGCGGAGCTGTTCGCGTCGGAAGACGCGGCCGTCGCGGTCACCGACTTCAACGCCACCCTCGGGGCCTCGGTCGCCGACGACATCGTGGCGGCCGGGGGAGTGGCGCGGTTCTGGGAGATGGACGTGTCGCGGGAGGCGAGTGTCGCATCCGTCGTCGCAGCAGCCGCATCGGAGTTCGGAGGCCTCGACATCCTGATCAACTGCGCCGGCATCATCGGGGTCGACAAACCGACCCACGAGGTGACGGAGGAGGAATGGGATGCGCTGTTCGCGGTCGACGTGAAGGGCGTGTTCTTCGCCACGAAGCACGCCGTTCCGCACCTGATCGAGCGGGGCGGCGGGTCGATCGTGAACTTCTCGTCGATCTACGGACTCATCGGCAACGACGAGTTCACGCCCTACCACGTGGCCAAAGGGGCGGTGACGATGCAGACGCGGCAGGATGCGGCGTCGTACGGGCGCTACAACATCCGGGTGAATTCGGTGAACCCGTCGACGGTGCTGACGCCGCTGGTGGAGGGCATCGCCGCCGAGTACCCGGGCGGGCTGTTCGCCTATGAGGAGATGATGACGGCGAACCAGTCGATCCGGAGGCTCGGGCGGCCCCTCGATGTCGCCTACGGGGTGCTGTACCTGGCCTCCGACGAGGCGAGTTGGGTGACCGGGGTCAACCTGCCGATGGATGGTGGGTACACGGCGCGGTAG
- a CDS encoding flavin-containing monooxygenase: MTETATRDTAAPEFDAVVIGAGFSGLALLHHLREIGLTTLVVDGEDGIGGTWWVNRYPGVRTDSEYSYYSFSFSKEVRDEWTWTQRYPSGPEVLDYLNFVADRLDLRKDIRLNTRVDSAVYDEGANLWTVHLADGSSLTTKYLVSGMGALSQAIYPDIPGIDSFQGEKYHTAHWPRSGVDLAGKKVGLIGLGASGIQIVPVIAPEVDEFYVFQRTPNFIVETNNDAVSTEEMLHTRENYDAIFEKAANHPFGVAMEPAQYSALEVSPEQRREIFEAKWNEGGFHFANECFNDLATNHEASELASEFIRSKIREIVKDPEVADLLSPKTYSFNGKRVPTGHGYYNTFNLPHVHLVDTATDPITEITPRGVKVGDTEYELDVIIFATGFDAMTGTLTNIDIVGRGGRTLREKWATEGLRSNLGINANGFPNFFMSLGPQTPYSNLVVPIQLGAQWLQRALVWAEENGVDAFEATPESEEWWALETERTGKATVMYSEGKKAKAWFLGDNVPGKPEAFQVYMGGGQVYQEHCRRVAEEGYASFLAASQPAGSVRA; this comes from the coding sequence ATGACCGAGACAGCCACCCGCGACACCGCCGCCCCTGAGTTCGACGCCGTGGTCATCGGCGCGGGCTTCTCCGGCCTCGCGCTGCTGCATCACCTGCGGGAGATCGGCCTGACGACGCTCGTGGTCGACGGCGAAGACGGCATCGGCGGCACCTGGTGGGTGAACCGGTACCCGGGGGTTCGCACCGACAGCGAGTACAGCTACTACTCCTTCTCGTTCTCGAAAGAGGTCCGCGACGAGTGGACCTGGACGCAGCGCTACCCCTCGGGCCCCGAAGTGCTCGATTACCTCAACTTCGTGGCCGACCGCCTCGACCTGCGCAAAGACATCCGGCTGAACACCCGCGTCGACTCCGCCGTGTACGACGAAGGCGCGAACCTGTGGACCGTGCACCTCGCCGACGGCTCGTCGCTCACCACGAAATACCTGGTCAGCGGCATGGGGGCGCTCTCGCAGGCGATCTATCCCGACATCCCGGGGATCGACAGCTTCCAGGGTGAGAAGTACCACACGGCGCACTGGCCGCGGTCGGGTGTCGACCTGGCCGGCAAGAAGGTGGGGCTGATCGGGCTGGGGGCGTCCGGCATCCAGATCGTTCCGGTCATCGCGCCCGAGGTCGACGAGTTCTACGTGTTCCAGCGCACGCCGAACTTCATCGTGGAGACCAACAACGACGCGGTCTCCACCGAGGAGATGCTGCACACCCGCGAGAACTACGACGCCATCTTCGAGAAGGCGGCGAACCATCCCTTCGGCGTCGCCATGGAGCCGGCGCAGTACAGCGCGCTCGAGGTCTCGCCCGAGCAGCGTCGCGAGATCTTCGAGGCCAAGTGGAACGAGGGCGGATTCCATTTCGCGAACGAGTGCTTCAACGACCTCGCCACCAACCACGAGGCTTCGGAGCTGGCGTCGGAGTTCATCCGGTCGAAGATCCGCGAGATCGTGAAAGACCCGGAAGTCGCCGACCTGCTCTCGCCGAAGACGTACTCCTTCAACGGCAAGCGCGTGCCGACCGGGCACGGGTACTACAACACCTTCAACCTGCCGCACGTGCACCTCGTCGACACGGCGACCGACCCGATCACCGAGATCACCCCGCGCGGAGTGAAGGTGGGCGACACCGAATATGAACTCGACGTCATCATCTTCGCCACCGGATTCGACGCGATGACCGGCACCCTCACCAACATCGATATCGTGGGCCGCGGCGGCCGCACCCTGCGCGAGAAGTGGGCCACCGAGGGCCTCCGTTCGAACCTCGGCATCAACGCCAACGGCTTCCCGAACTTCTTCATGTCGCTCGGGCCGCAGACGCCCTACTCGAACCTCGTGGTGCCGATCCAGCTCGGCGCGCAGTGGCTGCAGCGGGCGCTGGTGTGGGCCGAGGAGAACGGCGTCGACGCGTTCGAGGCGACCCCTGAGTCGGAGGAGTGGTGGGCGCTCGAGACCGAGCGCACCGGAAAGGCCACCGTGATGTACAGCGAGGGCAAGAAGGCCAAGGCCTGGTTCCTCGGTGACAACGTTCCCGGGAAGCCCGAAGCGTTCCAGGTGTACATGGGAGGCGGGCAGGTCTACCAGGAGCACTGCCGCCGGGTGGCCGAGGAGGGCTACGCGTCGTTCCTCGCCGCGTCGCAGCCGGCCGGCTCGGTGCGCGCATGA
- a CDS encoding alpha/beta hydrolase has product MSANQPTDLLGQIYAEWTVEFEANPEMSLQLLRWVFEDWQRATTEPEGVTYQTTSIGGVPGIRVTPLDADPAQILLVLHGGGFALGSSSSHRKLAGHLAKACGATAFVLDFRLAPEHPFPAQIEDTVAVYHQLIDDGFSPADITLVGDSAGASIAIATVLRLRDAGEPTPAQVATMSPWLDMENSGTTIETNDDTDFLIAREGLQGNIDRYLSGGASPTHPLVNPLYADFTGFPPLYIVASDAESLFHDAQRLDALARAVGVDVTFDVGTGMQHVYPLQAGNLYEADQAIADLAAWYKNNRKDN; this is encoded by the coding sequence ATGTCCGCGAACCAGCCGACCGACCTGCTCGGCCAGATCTACGCCGAGTGGACCGTGGAGTTCGAGGCCAACCCGGAGATGTCGCTGCAACTGCTGCGCTGGGTCTTCGAGGACTGGCAGCGCGCCACGACGGAGCCCGAGGGTGTGACCTACCAGACCACCTCGATCGGCGGCGTGCCCGGCATCCGCGTGACACCGCTCGACGCCGATCCGGCGCAGATCCTGCTGGTGCTCCACGGCGGGGGATTCGCGCTCGGTTCCTCCTCGAGCCATCGCAAGCTGGCCGGCCACCTCGCCAAGGCCTGTGGCGCCACCGCGTTCGTGCTCGACTTCCGGCTCGCGCCCGAACATCCCTTTCCGGCGCAGATCGAGGACACCGTCGCGGTCTACCACCAGCTGATCGACGACGGCTTCTCGCCCGCCGACATCACCCTCGTGGGCGACAGCGCAGGTGCGAGCATCGCCATCGCGACCGTGCTCCGGCTCCGGGATGCGGGCGAGCCGACTCCGGCGCAGGTTGCCACCATGTCGCCCTGGCTCGACATGGAGAACTCCGGCACCACGATCGAGACGAACGACGACACCGACTTCCTGATCGCCCGGGAGGGCCTGCAGGGGAACATCGATCGCTATCTCTCCGGCGGCGCCTCACCGACGCATCCGCTGGTCAACCCGCTCTACGCCGACTTCACCGGCTTCCCGCCGCTCTACATCGTGGCCAGCGACGCGGAATCGCTGTTCCACGACGCCCAGCGACTGGATGCGCTCGCCCGGGCCGTCGGAGTCGACGTCACCTTCGACGTCGGCACGGGCATGCAGCACGTCTACCCGTTGCAGGCGGGAAACCTGTACGAGGCCGATCAGGCCATCGCCGACCTCGCCGCCTGGTACAAGAACAATCGAAAGGACAACTGA
- the ligD gene encoding non-homologous end-joining DNA ligase yields the protein MASEVEMLTVAGPHGEREVRLSSPSRVIWPEVGITKRDLAQYIITVGEAFVAANGDRPLSLQRFSSGIDGEQFFSKNPPKGAPDYIRSVMVVYPSARSHPQLVIDEPAAAVWAVQMNTVVFHPWPSRAETSDFPDQLRIDLDPQPGTDFDDAIPAAIALREVLEEAGLTAFIKTSGNRGLHVFAPIEPTHEFLDVRHAVIAIARELERRMPDKVTTNWWKEERGERIFVDFNQANRDRTMAGAYSPRALAHAPVSCPITWDELENADPRAFTILTMPERLATVGDPWADFGAHPGTIEKALGWWTRDLESGLGELPFPPDYPKMPGEPPRVQPSRAKKEPAAE from the coding sequence ATGGCGAGCGAAGTCGAGATGCTGACCGTGGCGGGGCCGCACGGGGAGCGGGAGGTGCGGCTGTCGAGCCCCTCGCGCGTGATCTGGCCGGAGGTCGGCATCACGAAGCGCGATCTCGCGCAGTACATCATCACGGTGGGCGAGGCATTCGTGGCGGCGAACGGCGACAGACCGCTGTCGCTCCAGCGCTTCTCGAGCGGCATCGACGGCGAGCAGTTCTTCTCGAAGAACCCGCCCAAGGGCGCGCCCGACTACATCCGCTCGGTCATGGTGGTCTACCCGAGCGCGCGCTCGCATCCGCAGCTCGTCATCGACGAACCGGCCGCCGCGGTGTGGGCGGTGCAGATGAACACGGTCGTGTTCCACCCGTGGCCCTCCCGCGCCGAGACCTCCGACTTCCCCGACCAGCTGCGCATCGATCTCGATCCGCAGCCCGGCACCGACTTCGACGACGCGATCCCGGCCGCGATCGCCCTGCGCGAGGTGCTCGAGGAGGCCGGTCTCACCGCCTTCATCAAGACCTCCGGCAACCGGGGCCTCCACGTGTTCGCGCCCATCGAGCCCACCCACGAGTTCCTCGACGTGCGGCACGCGGTCATCGCGATCGCCCGTGAGCTGGAACGACGGATGCCCGACAAGGTCACCACGAACTGGTGGAAGGAGGAGCGCGGCGAGCGCATCTTCGTCGACTTCAACCAGGCCAATCGCGACCGCACCATGGCCGGTGCCTACAGTCCGCGCGCACTCGCGCACGCCCCCGTCTCCTGCCCGATCACGTGGGACGAGCTGGAGAACGCCGACCCCCGCGCCTTCACCATCCTCACGATGCCCGAGCGGCTCGCGACGGTGGGCGACCCGTGGGCCGACTTCGGCGCGCATCCGGGAACCATCGAAAAAGCGCTCGGCTGGTGGACCCGCGACCTCGAATCGGGCCTCGGTGAACTGCCCTTCCCGCCCGACTACCCGAAGATGCCGGGCGAGCCGCCACGCGTGCAACCGAGCCGGGCGAAGAAGGAGCCCGCGGCGGAGTGA
- a CDS encoding SDR family NAD(P)-dependent oxidoreductase codes for MNRLDGKVAIVTGAGRGIGRSIAEAFAEEGATVIATGRAASANSFPDGVHYLQLDVAKEEDWERVVADTIGTHGHIDVLANNAGIIAYETLHDLTLDDWNTVIAVNQTGTWLGMREVIPHMIAQGGGSIINISSIWGSVAVSGAHAYHATKGAVRNMSKSAAITYAKENVRVNSVHPGFIETPLTDAQAPEINDYVVSMTPMGRAGTPREIANGLVFLASDEASFVTGSELVIDGGYLAQ; via the coding sequence ATGAACCGCCTCGACGGCAAGGTCGCCATCGTGACCGGTGCCGGTCGCGGGATCGGCCGCTCGATCGCGGAGGCGTTCGCGGAGGAAGGCGCGACGGTCATTGCGACCGGGCGCGCCGCCTCCGCCAACTCCTTCCCCGACGGGGTGCACTACCTGCAGCTCGACGTGGCGAAGGAGGAGGACTGGGAGCGTGTCGTCGCCGACACGATCGGCACCCACGGCCACATCGACGTGCTGGCCAACAACGCCGGCATCATCGCCTACGAGACGCTGCACGACCTCACCCTCGACGACTGGAACACCGTGATCGCGGTGAACCAGACCGGCACCTGGCTCGGCATGCGCGAGGTCATCCCGCACATGATCGCGCAGGGTGGAGGCTCCATCATCAACATCTCGTCGATCTGGGGCTCGGTCGCCGTCTCGGGCGCCCACGCCTACCACGCCACCAAAGGCGCGGTGCGCAACATGTCCAAGAGCGCGGCCATCACCTACGCCAAGGAGAACGTGCGGGTGAACTCGGTGCATCCCGGGTTCATCGAGACGCCGCTCACCGACGCGCAGGCACCGGAGATCAACGATTACGTGGTGTCGATGACTCCGATGGGCCGAGCCGGCACGCCGAGGGAGATCGCCAACGGGCTCGTGTTCCTCGCCTCCGACGAGGCGAGCTTCGTCACCGGGTCGGAGCTCGTGATCGACGGAGGTTACCTAGCCCAATGA
- a CDS encoding class I SAM-dependent methyltransferase, protein MPSDETASEFVRSLSGAPTLEELPEIVDPVSRAPQNPPRDIQEKFVGANYEAAYAEAERFVDRAFEQWPEGDVTTQAVLDFGSGWGRISRMLLRRLRADQVWSSDVDSSMSVLLQSTLPGLNAVTNAPWPPTVFREGTFDAITAFSVFSHLSEEAHRQWATEFARLTHPGSRVYITVLEAQFLAVVAGAQAAVAAGEADKFATNLAKVVPDATASAKAAGHGQFVFAGGGADDDGPRSRSFYAWAVAPRSWVEQVWGEAGFSLESWVPTGELFDQAMAVLVRQDDTWNAPRVRQSGGRSVVQRGARKVGRGISKLRGRG, encoded by the coding sequence ATGCCGAGCGATGAGACCGCCAGTGAATTCGTGCGGAGTCTCTCCGGCGCTCCGACACTCGAGGAGCTTCCCGAGATCGTCGACCCGGTGAGTCGCGCGCCGCAGAACCCACCCCGAGACATCCAAGAGAAGTTCGTCGGCGCCAACTACGAAGCCGCCTACGCCGAGGCCGAGCGCTTCGTCGACCGCGCCTTCGAGCAGTGGCCGGAGGGCGACGTCACCACTCAGGCGGTGCTCGACTTCGGCTCCGGCTGGGGCCGGATCAGCCGGATGCTACTGCGCCGGCTGCGTGCCGACCAGGTCTGGTCGAGCGACGTCGACTCGAGCATGTCGGTGCTGTTGCAGAGCACACTGCCCGGGCTCAATGCGGTCACCAACGCGCCCTGGCCGCCGACGGTGTTCCGTGAGGGCACCTTCGACGCCATCACCGCGTTCAGCGTGTTCTCCCACCTCTCCGAAGAAGCGCATCGGCAGTGGGCCACCGAGTTCGCCCGGCTCACGCATCCGGGTTCGCGCGTCTACATCACCGTGCTCGAAGCCCAGTTCCTCGCCGTCGTCGCCGGCGCGCAGGCCGCCGTGGCCGCAGGCGAGGCCGACAAGTTCGCCACCAACCTCGCCAAGGTGGTTCCGGATGCGACGGCCAGCGCCAAGGCCGCAGGGCACGGTCAGTTCGTGTTCGCCGGTGGCGGGGCAGACGACGACGGGCCACGGTCGCGCAGCTTCTACGCTTGGGCCGTCGCTCCGCGCAGCTGGGTGGAACAGGTCTGGGGCGAGGCCGGGTTCTCGCTCGAGTCGTGGGTGCCCACCGGCGAACTCTTCGACCAGGCGATGGCCGTGCTGGTGCGCCAGGACGACACGTGGAACGCCCCACGCGTGCGCCAGTCCGGCGGCCGCAGCGTCGTGCAGCGCGGCGCCCGCAAGGTCGGCCGCGGCATCTCGAAACTCCGCGGCCGCGGCTGA
- a CDS encoding SPFH domain-containing protein — translation MFSFDSLVIAALVAVAVIILLIVLITLLRGIKVAKPDEAIIVTSRQKAVKAGQTALEETENAGQRVVFGSRVFVKPIVEAHFKLSLRSRQLNVQATAQTKDAITIKVNAVAVVKVGGSESMVRAAAQRFLNQQDQIETSTEEVLSGSVRSIVGQLTVTEIITNRQALQGQVLDAVRESLDVQGLQIDTLQIKEIDDDNGYIRDLGRAEAARVKQVAEVAESVARRTSEEARIEADQAVAEQQRKLDLRNAEIQKETDKARAEASASRPLAEAISQQEVIAQQEITAGKRVGLRKQELDAEIRAVADAEAYSLEKKAQADAAAAVAAANAERDRRKAQAEAVEAEGIAERNRRRSAAEATEAEGIAEKNRRIAAAEALRAEGEAEANSIRVKGAAEAEATRAQADALEERADDLLRQQVIGQLPAIVRAASEPLAAISNMTVISSDGAGQVGDNVASQLATSMQLVKDLVGIDIAEIVTGRVTGAAAGAAFAQATPAPAPATPSRSTLPAPATPAE, via the coding sequence ATGTTCTCGTTCGACTCCCTCGTCATCGCTGCGCTCGTCGCCGTGGCGGTGATCATCCTGCTGATCGTGCTGATCACGTTGCTCCGCGGCATCAAGGTGGCCAAGCCCGACGAGGCGATCATCGTCACCTCCCGCCAGAAGGCGGTCAAAGCCGGCCAGACCGCGCTGGAGGAGACCGAGAACGCGGGGCAGCGCGTGGTGTTCGGATCGCGCGTGTTCGTGAAGCCGATCGTCGAAGCACACTTCAAGCTGTCGCTCCGCAGTCGTCAGCTGAACGTGCAGGCCACGGCGCAGACGAAGGATGCCATCACCATCAAGGTCAACGCCGTCGCCGTGGTGAAGGTGGGTGGTTCGGAGTCGATGGTGCGTGCCGCCGCCCAGCGGTTCCTCAACCAGCAGGACCAGATCGAGACCTCCACCGAAGAGGTGCTCAGCGGCTCGGTGCGGTCCATCGTCGGCCAGCTGACGGTGACCGAGATCATCACGAACCGGCAGGCGCTGCAGGGTCAGGTGCTCGACGCGGTGCGGGAGTCGCTTGACGTGCAGGGGTTGCAGATCGACACGCTGCAGATCAAGGAGATCGACGACGACAACGGGTACATCCGCGACCTCGGTCGTGCGGAGGCCGCCCGTGTGAAGCAGGTCGCCGAGGTGGCCGAGTCGGTGGCCCGCCGCACCTCGGAGGAGGCCCGCATCGAGGCCGATCAGGCCGTGGCCGAGCAGCAGCGCAAGCTCGACCTGCGGAACGCCGAGATCCAGAAGGAGACCGATAAGGCCCGCGCCGAGGCATCCGCGTCACGTCCGTTGGCCGAGGCGATCTCGCAGCAGGAGGTCATCGCCCAGCAGGAGATCACCGCCGGCAAGCGCGTCGGCCTTCGCAAGCAGGAGCTCGACGCCGAGATCCGCGCGGTCGCCGACGCCGAGGCCTACTCCCTCGAGAAGAAGGCGCAGGCGGATGCCGCGGCCGCCGTCGCCGCCGCGAACGCCGAGCGCGACCGTCGTAAAGCGCAGGCCGAGGCCGTGGAGGCCGAGGGTATCGCCGAGCGCAACCGCCGTCGCTCGGCGGCGGAGGCGACCGAGGCCGAAGGTATCGCCGAGAAGAACCGGCGCATCGCCGCCGCGGAGGCGCTGCGGGCCGAAGGTGAGGCCGAGGCGAACTCGATCCGCGTGAAGGGTGCCGCCGAGGCGGAGGCCACCCGAGCGCAGGCGGATGCACTCGAGGAGCGTGCCGACGACCTGCTGCGGCAGCAGGTGATCGGGCAGCTGCCCGCCATCGTGCGTGCCGCATCCGAGCCGCTCGCGGCGATCTCGAACATGACCGTGATTTCCAGCGACGGCGCGGGCCAGGTCGGCGACAACGTGGCGAGTCAGCTCGCCACGTCGATGCAGCTCGTGAAAGACCTCGTGGGCATCGACATCGCCGAGATCGTGACGGGCCGCGTCACGGGTGCCGCGGCCGGCGCCGCGTTCGCGCAGGCCACCCCCGCTCCCGCCCCCGCCACCCCGTCCCGCTCCACCCTTCCCGCGCCCGCAACTCCCGCCGAGTAG
- a CDS encoding substrate-binding domain-containing protein, which produces MFTKKASLAAIGTVAILALAGCSTGSLSSSEDDVGSSDSAGTESEVTVGTVGVQGDIQDISNFCGDGDLTVALADGFGGNSWRKITRAIFEEEAAKCPNITKVIYTDAQGDTQKAISDINSLVAQGVDVIVTFVDGGEALLPTIKKATDAGVKVVPYVGSPGGEPGTDYVDFVSEDINTYGKNLAEWTIETMGGSGNLVMLGGIAGNSYSQAVFDGVMEAVEANPGVTLLNEDGPVATDWEPGKTQQVVAGLITKYGDINGIVADYGGGSVGGIRAFEAAGKPLPVWSANDSNEFACLWYQYKDAQPSYQIATESSRNWVVAAALHKGLAAANGLPNDEPSTYNLEIIEDSTNPDLQPKCEPDLPPDAILSSGLSVESLQKLFQ; this is translated from the coding sequence ATGTTCACCAAGAAAGCGTCACTCGCCGCGATCGGCACGGTGGCGATCCTCGCCCTTGCCGGTTGTTCCACCGGCTCCCTCTCGTCATCCGAAGACGATGTCGGCTCCAGCGACTCGGCCGGCACCGAGTCGGAAGTCACCGTCGGCACCGTCGGCGTGCAGGGCGACATCCAGGACATCAGCAACTTCTGCGGCGACGGAGATCTCACCGTCGCTCTCGCCGACGGTTTCGGCGGCAACTCCTGGCGCAAGATCACCCGGGCCATCTTCGAAGAAGAAGCGGCCAAGTGCCCCAACATCACCAAGGTCATCTACACGGATGCGCAGGGCGACACCCAGAAGGCCATCTCCGACATCAACTCGCTGGTCGCCCAGGGCGTCGACGTGATCGTGACCTTCGTCGACGGCGGCGAGGCGCTGCTGCCGACGATCAAGAAGGCCACCGACGCCGGTGTCAAGGTCGTTCCCTACGTCGGTTCCCCCGGCGGCGAACCCGGCACCGACTACGTCGACTTCGTCTCCGAAGACATCAACACCTACGGCAAGAACCTCGCCGAGTGGACCATCGAAACGATGGGCGGCTCGGGCAACCTGGTCATGCTGGGCGGCATCGCCGGCAACTCCTACTCGCAGGCCGTGTTCGACGGAGTGATGGAAGCCGTCGAGGCCAACCCCGGCGTCACGCTCCTCAACGAAGACGGACCGGTCGCCACCGACTGGGAGCCGGGCAAGACCCAGCAGGTCGTCGCAGGCCTCATCACGAAGTACGGCGACATCAACGGCATCGTGGCCGACTACGGCGGAGGTTCGGTCGGTGGCATCCGTGCCTTCGAAGCGGCCGGCAAGCCGCTGCCGGTCTGGTCGGCGAACGACTCGAACGAGTTCGCGTGCCTCTGGTACCAGTACAAGGATGCGCAGCCGAGCTACCAGATCGCCACCGAGTCCTCCCGTAACTGGGTCGTCGCGGCCGCTCTGCACAAGGGCCTCGCCGCAGCCAATGGACTGCCGAACGACGAGCCGTCGACCTACAACCTCGAGATCATCGAGGACTCGACCAACCCCGACCTGCAGCCGAAGTGCGAGCCCGACCTGCCGCCCGACGCGATCCTCTCGTCCGGCCTGAGTGTCGAGTCGCTGCAGAAGCTGTTCCAATGA